CCTGGAAGGCCGTGTCAGCCATTGCCAAAAGTAGTTGATGTATGCTTCTTTTCTCAACATTTAAGGATTTAACCTCTCCAAGTATAAAGTTAAGCTCGTCAGGTAGGCTCTCCATAGCCAATCCAGCTCAACCGAGAAAACCCTATGACATCCGATTTTTTAAATATTGCCAGGTCAGACCGCTGAAAGATCATCACTCCTCAGTTTCTAGCGATTTCATCAAGGCTTTGAATGGGGCCGCGGGGATTTGAACCCCGGGTCACGGGGGCCCAAGCCCCGCATCCTAGCCAGGCTAGACTACGGCCCCTCTAACAATCATGATAATCCATGCCCTTATTAAAAACTTAAAAAGCATCATTCCTCAGAGCCGGCTATAAGGGAGTCGGGGGATGGATTGTTGGAAAAATCATATGGGAGGGGGGAGGTTTGGACTGGGTTGAAGGCTTACCGGCGGAGCTGGTTGCATACTACTGTATCTCCTTAAAGTCTCCCCTACTGCTACATAAAGGAGGATATAGGCAATGAAGTCTAGTAGTGGAATTATTATTCCAATTATGAAGAGAATGCCTGCAACCAGGTAGAGGCTGTTGCCCTCGCTCGAGTTCAGGTTGAAGCAAAGGATGATCATTCCAATGTATCCAAGTATCAGTAGTATGTAGCCTATTACGACCAGGAATATTCCGATAAGTATTATAGTTAGTATTACACCTACAATAATGAGTATTAACCCCCAGATAAACCCTATTCTAATCAATGAAGCAGCCGTCGAGTACTCTGGACGAGCTTTTCTAAGTTGTTCAACACCAGGAATGAATTTCCCGTAGAAACCATAAAGCCATAACAAGGCCCCGATTACGATTGCGATCACGCCAATGGCAAATACAGCTATTGCTGGGCCGGCGCCTTCTCCGCCCATCCCGTGACTGACAGAGGAGAACGCGGCGGCAAAGAAGCCGAAGATAATGATGAAGAGTGACGCTCCAGCCAAGATCGAGCCTATTATACCGTAGAGAAGTCCCTCGCGCATCTTGCTGAAAGAATCTACTAGATCAGTTGACGGTACAGGTGCGGCAACCATAAAGCCACTCCTCTAATATTATAATATTATTTAAGAAGCTTTATTAATGTTGGGAAAACGATTCTCTCGGAACTCGAGGCTCGGTTGCAGAGCGGTTTTAGATGTAAATAGGGGTGCCAGCTCCATAGGCTTTTACTTCGTACTCTGCTAGTGTTAAAGCCCTGCCGGGGGAGGCAGACCCCACGCCACAGTGAGCAATTATGAAATAAAGAGAGTGAGCATCTAGGATCAAATGGTATAAAGTAACCGGGAAACCTGCTCAACTCCGTGAATACTGTCGAGGTAAATACTTATAAACAAGACAACATAATCTTCAATACGGAGGAAACAGGGCCCGTTGCCTAGCCAGGATAGGGCGCCGGCCTCCTAAGCCGGAGGCCCGGGGTTCGAATCCCCGCGGGCCCGCGTCCACCTACCTGGATAATTGAGAAGATCAAGAGTAATTTACGACATTACCGATTCATATCTCCATGTTTGACATAAGGGGTTAGCGGAGCGCTAGAATTTGCGTAGATGTAGAAATCCCATGTGCCTAATGAAAGCTTTGAAACTTCTAGAGTTGAGGAGTAACGATTATGCATTTCTGGAGAGTTTCCCCGAGAACATGGAAAAGCTTAATGGTTTTGCAATCGAATGCCTCACCCTCGAGGACGGGAGGAAGGTAAGATTTGCGAACTCCCGGAACCCGATTACGATATCCATGATTCAATATTCTGCCCACCTCTGATTTTACTAGTCCAAAACCGTTCACTACGTGATTAGACCTATTAGAGGTATTTATGAAGTAATATATGAGAAGAAGGCTGGTCTACTTAGCGTCAAAGGGGCTGTGGAACCGGTCGAGGCATCAAATACTTGAATACAAAGGGTAGGATACATTGTAAAATATAGAGTAGTCCCTGAAAACACGACTATTCTACTTCCGAGCGATTATTTCAGAAGTCAAAACAACGTGTTATACACGAAGATCCCAGCATTGATTATATATAACGAATGCTCGGTCTCGGGGATTATAAGCCCACCGCTCAGTATTTTTCGCTCAGACCCGGGTTTAAGGTTTGACTCTGTCTTCACAGCGGGCTTTTTAAAGGACTAGATCAGGAATGGAATAATTCCAGCTGTAAATCTCTACAAGAGCGGCTCCACATGGGTTGTGAGTGTACTTCTTCAGCATGAATTATTACACTTTACCCGGCTCTGTTAAGTAGGCTTACATCTGGGGTAGACCTGTCTTCGAGATAGGGGGTAAGTATTATTGTTACAGAGGAGTGTTTACTGCTGGGTGAGGAGGCGAGAGCATACATTTCAGACGTATGCTGAATGGAAGTTACATTCTGAGTGGTTCACAGGATGGTCTCACAGCATTATAATGAACAGTTTATTCAATGGAACATCACTTCAGAGATGGATACTGTCAGGAGATGCTTTAAGCAATGGCTACTTAGACGTTAATGAAACCCTAGGTTTGTTTGAAGCAACAAGTTTTCATGACGTTTGCGGTAGCGATTTTGAGATAGGCTTACCGGTGGAGCCTGCCCCAGCCATGGGTGCTTGCTTTGCAACGTGGCTTGGAGTCGGCTTTTGCAGGGGCTTTCACCGCGTCGATGAGATACGAAGGAAGCTCCATATTCATTAGTGGTACATTGGCAAATCGTGGACGGATCGGTGATGCGGGCTCGGATAAGCCAGAAGCAATAATGTTGCTATCAGCCGGTACACATATAAGCAGTCATCTTGCTCTTATAACGTACCCTCAGGATCGTATTTTTAGTGCTCGTAGTATTTTGAAACCCTATGCATTTTCCACTCCTTCCCATGTTTCAATCAGGATAAGGCTTTACTGTTCGAGGAATGCTTGTCCAGTCCAGCTGGAATCCAAGTCGATACATGTTTTTAAAGACATTGTAATTAAATATTCGTAGGCTGATCCATATGATTAAGTACGGGTTCGACGCTAGGGGCAGGTTTTATATAGAGAATTATAATACGTCGAGGCCTTTCGCCAGCTTTCTCCCCGGGATAGCGGGGGAGAAGGGAATTCCTCTATGGGTGTTCTACGTCAACAGGGCGCAGTGCATTAGCTCTTTTGGATTCCAAGATAAGGATCATCCTATAATGGAGTTCGACTCAGCTGTTAGAGCGTATCAAAGAGTGGGAACTCACGGTTTCAGGACTTTCATAAAGCTACCTGAGGAAGGAGTATTCTACGAGCCCTTCACTACTACGGGCGGAGGCATCTCCCAAACAATGTATATAGGAAGGGGCGAACTAGAAATAGAGGAGGTTAACGAACGGCTTAGCCTCCAGATAAATGTTCTCTACTATACTATACCAAGAGAGAGAATACCGGCGCTTGTGCGGAGAGTGGTTATAAAGAATCTTTCATCTAATACTCGGCTCATTGAATTACTAGATGGCATGCCCTTCATAGTGCCTTACGGTGTGAACGATTGGGTTTTAAAACACATGCTTACAACGATTAAAGCATGGATGGAAGTTTACAATCTCGAGAAAGGGATTCCATTCTTCAAGCTGAGATCTTCCACGGAGGATGTTCCTAGAGTCGAGGAGTTGAGCCAGGGGAACTTCTACGTCTCGTTAGCCGTAATGGATGGGAGGAGCCAGCTATTGAAACCCCTGGTCGACCCGGACCTGGTCTTCGGCAGTGATACCTTCCTGTTTAAACCTGAAAACTTCATCAGTAAACCGTTAAGGGATCTGGTTAACGCGAGACAGGTAACTTTTAACAAACTGCCGTCAGCCTTTACCCCTCTCGAGACAAGGCTTGAACCAGGTGGTTTTGTTAAAATCTACACTATTATAGGCTACGCTCCTAGCATGGCGGTGCTTGAGGAATATGTGGAAAGATTCACTAGTGAGAGATACCTTGAGGAGAAGAGGGAGGAGGCGAACGCTATATTAGAGGAGATCGTGAAGGATGTTTTCACGAAGACTTCTTCAAGGCTTTTCGACGAGTATGTTAAACAGTGTTACCTGGATAACGTCCTCAGGGGAGGATATCCGGTTGTTTTTGACAGGGAGAAACCCCTTGTCTACTATCTCTACCTGAGAAAGCATGGAGATCAGGAGAGGGATTACAATTACTTCGTCATGACTCCGGAATACTACTCAACAGGGAATGCCAATTACAGGGACGTCAATCAGAATAGGCGTGAATACGTATTCCTACATCCTGAAATACGGGATTACGATGTAAAGTTCTTCGTAAACCTTATTCAAGCGGATGGTTACAACCCGCTCGTAATAAACGGGGTGAAATACTGGTTTAAAGCGGAAAACGCAGGCTTTCTAAAAGAGATCGTGGATGAACCGGGGCAGCTTGAAGAGTTTCTGAGAAAGCCCTTCACGCCGGGAAAACTGCTGATGTTTCTCGAGGAGAAGGGGATTAGGCCTAAGGTGTCCTATGAGGAGTTTCTTAGGGAAGTAATCAAGCATTGCGACGAGGAAGTGGATGCTGTTCATGGAGAGGGCTTCTGGGTTGATCACTGGACGTATAACCTCGACTTGATCGAGAGCTATCTTGGAGTATACCCTGATAGAAAGAAGGAGCTCCTATTCAACGACCATAGTTACACATACTACGACAACCACGTGGTTGTTCTCCCGAGGAGTAAGAGGTATGTAATCGATAATGGGAAGGTGAGACAATATAATTCTCTCGCAGAAGATCCCGAGAAGAAATTGCTGATAGAGTCTAGGAAGGAGTACAAGCACTTAATGAGGACCGGGAAGGGGAGAGGAGAAATATACAGGACAAACCTTGCTTCAAAGCTTCTAAACCTGGCCCTAGTTAAGTTCGCCACTCTTGATCCGGGAGGGATTGGGATTGAAATGGAGGCTGGTAAGCCGGGATGGTA
This is a stretch of genomic DNA from Thermosphaera aggregans DSM 11486. It encodes these proteins:
- a CDS encoding DUF973 family protein — translated: MVAAPVPSTDLVDSFSKMREGLLYGIIGSILAGASLFIIIFGFFAAAFSSVSHGMGGEGAGPAIAVFAIGVIAIVIGALLWLYGFYGKFIPGVEQLRKARPEYSTAASLIRIGFIWGLILIIVGVILTIILIGIFLVVIGYILLILGYIGMIILCFNLNSSEGNSLYLVAGILFIIGIIIPLLDFIAYILLYVAVGETLRRYSSMQPAPPVSLQPSPNLPPPI